ATGCGGCCGCGAAACTCCACGAAATCAAAGCCCGGATCAATATCCCTCTGGTGGCCGATATTCATTTCAAATACAAATTGGCTCTCAAGGCTATTGCCGGCGGAGTCGATAAAATCAGGATCAATCCCGGTAATATCGGCGAGGATTGGAAAGTCCGCGAGGTGGTCAAAGCCGCTAAAGACGCCGGTATCCCTATCCGGGTCGGGGTTAACTCCGGTTCTCTTCCCAAAGACCTGACCGAGCGGTACGGCCATGACGACCCCGAGGCTTTCGTTACCGCGGCCCTCCGCCAGATCGAAATCCTGGCCGAAAGGGATTTCCAAGATATTGTCGTCGCCTTAAAATCTTCCTCGGTTATCACCACCTACCGCGCCCACCTGATGCTGGCCGAGAAGATCGACTACCCGTTCCATCTTGGTATTACCGAATCGGGCACCCTTCAGACCGGCACCATCAAATCCGCCATCGGTATCGGGGCTTTACTTTTGGCCGGGATAGGCGACACCCTGCGGGTATCTCTCACCGCCGACCCGGTCGAGGAAATCCGTGTCGGCAAAGCCATCCTCAAATCACTGGAATTAAAAAAAGACGGTGTCGATGTTATTTCCTGCCCCACCTGCGGCCGATGCCAGATCGACCTGATTGCCCTGGCGCAGTCTATCGAACAAAAGACCCGGCATTATAAAACGCCTTTGAAAGTGGCCGTGATGGGTTGTGTGGTCAATGGTCCCGGCGAGGCGGCCGTAGCGGATATCGGAATCGCGGGGGGTGATGGTTTGGGACTACTTTTCAAGGGCGGTCGAATCATCCGCAAGGTCCCCGAACACCAGCTCGAACAGGTTCTTCTCGAGGAAATCGAAAAAATGACCGGCGGGCAATAAGAGAGCCCCGCCATGATGGGGTTTGACGGGGCTTTAGCAACAGGGGCAAACAGAGATTTTTTTATAATTCGTCAGGTGGCTTCCATCGCCAGGGACATCTCTCTCACATTTTCGAGACCATGCATCTTCCCGGCCAGGCTCTCCCGTGTGGTGAGCCAGTCATGGGAAATTTCGAGCAGGCTGTCATAGCTGGTTTCATCAATCCAGTCGATAATCACCCGGTCGATCTTCTGACCCTCAACCACCGCATCTTCCATTGTTAATGTAAATCTGACTTCCACCTGTTCTCCTTATGGAAACATTTTCCGATTGAACATGTTGGGCTTTTATGCAAGTCCGGTGCCGGGCGCGCCCGCGTCTCGCCCCAAACACCTAATCTGTTGTTCGGTTGCATCTTATACAGCCAAATCAGGCACCATGCGACTTGATTGACAGGCCAAATCTATGGGACAATCCCCATACCGACCCGCCCCTTTCCGATTGTCATGGAACAACGCGAAATACCGCATCGGCCGGGGCATTAAATAACATCCCACGGTTCCGGTGCCGCCCCCCTTGGGGATTGTTGAAAAAGTTACTATTTTTCAATTCGCCCATACGGTTTTTGTGTCTGTTTTAATAAACATAGAGAATTCCGGGTGTGGGCCTTTTCTTCGACACTGACGGGTGGCCCATGTCTTCAGACGTGGGAATTATCGAATGAGTTAAGTAGGTCAGGGGTGCGCTTCTTACTATATTGTGCGCGGTAGACGCCCTCTGTATAGTATCATAAGATCCTTTACAGTTTGTGTCATGACTTGGTTTACAGTTATGGTGTATTTGGTTTTCGATAAAAGAGATTAAATATACCTCAGAAATCTTTTTTACCTTACCCACTTTCTTCCTGTCATTCCAGCCCTTTGCCTGTCATCCCCGCAAGAGGTCTGTCATTCCCCCAAAAATCCCGTCATTCCCGACA
The Candidatus Zixiibacteriota bacterium DNA segment above includes these coding regions:
- the ispG gene encoding flavodoxin-dependent (E)-4-hydroxy-3-methylbut-2-enyl-diphosphate synthase, whose protein sequence is MEPSFTPARRKSRAVKVGNVIIGGGFPVSVQSMTNTDTRDVAATVAQIKQLEQAGCEIIRVAVLDDDAAAKLHEIKARINIPLVADIHFKYKLALKAIAGGVDKIRINPGNIGEDWKVREVVKAAKDAGIPIRVGVNSGSLPKDLTERYGHDDPEAFVTAALRQIEILAERDFQDIVVALKSSSVITTYRAHLMLAEKIDYPFHLGITESGTLQTGTIKSAIGIGALLLAGIGDTLRVSLTADPVEEIRVGKAILKSLELKKDGVDVISCPTCGRCQIDLIALAQSIEQKTRHYKTPLKVAVMGCVVNGPGEAAVADIGIAGGDGLGLLFKGGRIIRKVPEHQLEQVLLEEIEKMTGGQ